In a single window of the Bradyrhizobium erythrophlei genome:
- a CDS encoding AAA family ATPase, whose amino-acid sequence MKFTGTKDYVATDDLKIAVNASIVLERPLLIKGEPGTGKTVLAEEVAKALGAPLLTWHIKSTTKAQQGLYEYDAVSRLRDSQLGDSRVSDIGNYIRRGKLWEAFTHDKRPVLLIDEIDKADIEFPNDLLLELDRMEFFVYETGENIKAKLRPIVMITSNNEKELPDAFLRRCFFHYIKFPDVDTMNRIVDVHFPGIKKRLVEEALRIFFEVREVPGLKKKPSTSELLDWLKLLLNEDMTPEMLRERDPRKLIPPLHGALLKNEQDVHLFERLAFLSRREV is encoded by the coding sequence GCCACCGACGACCTCAAGATCGCCGTCAACGCCTCGATCGTGCTCGAGCGCCCGCTCCTGATCAAGGGCGAGCCCGGCACCGGCAAAACCGTGCTGGCCGAGGAAGTCGCCAAGGCGCTCGGCGCGCCGCTTCTGACCTGGCACATCAAGTCCACCACCAAGGCGCAGCAGGGTCTCTACGAATACGACGCGGTGTCGCGGCTGCGCGACAGCCAGCTCGGCGATTCCAGGGTTTCCGACATCGGCAATTACATCCGGCGCGGAAAATTGTGGGAGGCCTTTACCCACGACAAGCGCCCGGTGCTGCTGATCGACGAAATCGACAAGGCCGACATCGAATTTCCCAACGACCTTCTGCTCGAACTCGATCGCATGGAGTTCTTCGTCTACGAGACCGGCGAGAACATCAAAGCCAAGCTGCGGCCGATCGTGATGATCACCTCGAACAACGAGAAGGAATTGCCGGACGCGTTCCTGCGGCGCTGCTTCTTCCACTACATCAAGTTTCCCGACGTCGACACCATGAACCGGATCGTCGACGTGCATTTTCCCGGCATCAAGAAGCGCCTGGTGGAAGAGGCGCTGCGGATCTTTTTCGAGGTGCGCGAAGTGCCCGGCCTGAAGAAGAAGCCCTCGACGTCGGAACTGCTGGACTGGCTGAAACTCCTGCTCAACGAGGACATGACCCCGGAAATGCTCAGGGAACGCGATCCGCGCAAGCTGATCCCGCCGCTGCACGGCGCGCTGCTGAAAAACGAACAGGACGTGCATCTGTTCGAGCGGCTGGCGTTTCTCAGCCGCAGGGAAGTGTGA